The genomic region ATCTCTTACTCGCCCAGCGCCACCGCAATCTCAGCCGCCAGCCGCGCATTGTTCTCCACCAGCGCAATATTCGTCTTCAGGCTCTGGCCATCCGTGAGGTCGAAAATGGTCGAGAGCAGATAGGGCGTCACCGCCTTGCCGGTGACTTCGTCGCGCTCGGCGCTATCAAGCGCCCGCTCGATATAGATTTCCATCTCTTCGCGGGCGATCTCGTCGGCCTCGGGCACCGGGTTGGCGATGAGCATGCCGCCGTCGATGCCGAGCTGTTCGCGCACCGTCTGGAAATTGGCGATGGCGGCCGGGCTGTTCAGCGACAGCGGGCTTGATATGCCCGAGGAGCGCGACCAGAAGGCAGGGAATTCTTCGCTCTCGTAGGTGACGACGGGCACGCCGCGGGTTTCCAGCACTTCCAGCGTCTTCGGAATGTCGAGGATCGCCTTGGCGCCGGCGCAGACGACGATGACGCCGGTGCGCGCCAGTTCCTCGAGATCGGCCGATATGTCGAAGCTTTCCTCAGCGCCGCGGTGTACGCCGCCGATGCCGCCCGTGGCAAAGACGCGAATGCCGGCGCGGGCGGCGGCAATCATCGTCGCGGCGACTGTGGTGGCGCCCGTGCGGCGCTCGGCGATCGCGAAGGCGAGATCGGCGCGCGACACCTTCATCACATCGGTCGCCTTGGCGAGCTGCTCCAGTTCGCCGGCTTCAAGGCCGATATGCAGCGTGCCGTGAATGACGGCGATCGTGGCCGGCACCGCACCCTGTTCGCGAATGATCGTCTCGACGCTGCGCGCCATCTCGATATTGCCGGGATAGGGCATGCCATGGGTGATGATGGTCGATTCCAGCGCCACCAGCGGCGCGCCGCGCTGCTTGGCGCTGGCGACCTCCTTCGAATAGGCGATCGGCAAAAGGGGCGAAATGGGCTTGGTCATGATCTTGTCCTGTCGTCGATAGAGCATGATGCCGAAAGGGGTCAGCGGTTTTCGGGCGACGTCATGCTCGATTATATAATCGCTTCAATGCAGAATTCTGACCTTGGGAACAAGGGCAAGCGCCGCATTCAAGAGATCCGGTGTCAGATTTTCGTTGACGGCATGCCGCGACTGCACGGTCAGCGTGGCGGCTGCTGTGCCGTGGCGCACGGCCTCTTCGAGCGGCAGGCCTGATATCAAGGCGGAGAGCGTGCCGGCCGCAAGAGAATCGCCGGCACCGGTGACGTCGGCGACAGTGTCGGAGACCGGCGGCTGCAGCGTCACGGCGCGGCCCTCGCAAAGTGCGACGAGCTCGCGGCGGCCGCGGGTGACGACGGCGTTCCTGATGCCGATCCCGTTGAGAAGCGGCGGCCAGCCGGCGGCGTCTTCGGGCTGTTCGCCGGCAAGGGCGGCGGCCTCGGCCTCATTCAGGAACAGATAGTCGATATCCCCGATGCAGGGTTTCAGCCTGACGACCTTGGCAGGCGAGATGGCAATTGCCGCGACCGGCTTTGCCAGACAATGCGCCTTGGCAACGATCGCCGCGATCGTCTCCTCCGGCAGGTTGGCGTCGAAAAGAATGAGATCATGGGCGGCGAAGGCCTCGCGGACCCAGCGGATGGAGAGACGCCGCGGCACGAAGAAGCGGTAGAGATCCATGTCGGCAAGGGCGATCACCAGGTTGCCGTCCTTCTCGATGATCGCCGTATAACTTGGGGTCTTGCGGTCGAGGAAGACGAAGGGCCGGTCGTCGATGCCGGCGAAATCGGCGGCTTCGCCGACCATCTCGCCGATGGGATCGCCGCCGCGCGGCGAAATCATCGTCACCTGAAAACCCAGCCTCGCAAGGTTGCGCGCCGCATTGAAACCGCCGCCGCCCGGCTCCTCGAACCACGTGCCGGGATTGCTGGCGCCCGGCGCCGTTTCGCCGGAGATGCGGCCGCGCCGGTCGATATGGGCGCCGCCGAGAACAAGAATCTTTTTCTTCATTTCAACCGCCTTCCGATGCCCGAAGCGCGAATCGAGCCGGTGCTTTCCTGCCGCGGCAAAGCCGCCGCATATGGCCTAAGCCGTTGCTTTGCATTGATAAAACAAATATAGAACACGGGCTGTTTTACCTTTTTCTTTCAATCGTTTGATCGCCTATTGCGGGAATGGAACAAATAGGGTACAAACTCGACATTGCTTGGGCGGCTTCAATAACCTAAAGGTGGATCGGATGTCTCAGAATTCATTGCGGCTGGTAGAGGACAAATCGGTGGACAAAAGCAAAGCGCTTGAAGCGGCACTCTCACAGATAGAGCGGTCGTTCGGCAAGGGCTCGATCATGAAGCTCGGCTCCAACGAGAACGTTATCGAGATCGAGACGGTTTCGACAGGCTCGCTCAGCCTCGATATCGCGCTCGGCATCGGCGGTTTACCGAAGGGCCGCATCGTCGAGATCTACGGTCCGGAAAGTTCCGGTAAGACGACGCTTGCGTTGCAGACCATTGCCGAAGCGCAGAAGAAGGGCGGCATCTGCGCCTTCGTCGACGCCGAACATGCGCTTGATCCCGTCTATGCCCGCAAACTTGGCGTCGATCTGCAGAACCTGCTGATCTCGCAGCCCGATACCGGCGAGCAGGCGCTCGAAATCACCGATACGCTGGTGCGCTCCGGCGCCGTCGACGTTCTCGTTGTCGACTCGGTCGCCGCACTGACGCCGCGCGCCGAAATCGAAGGCGAGATGGGCGACAGCCTTCCCGGCCTGCAGGCGCGCTTGATGAGCCAGGCATTGCGCAAGCTCACGGCTTCGATTTCCAAGTCGAACACCATGGTGATCTTCATCAACCAGATCCGCATGAAGATCGGCGTCATGTTCGGTTCGCCTGAGACAACGACCGGCGGCAATGCGCTGAAGTTCTACGCCTCCGTGCGCCTTGACATCCGCCGCATCGGCGCGGTCAAGGAGCGCGAAGAAGTGATCGGCAACCAGACCCGCGTCAAGGTCGTCAAGAACAAGATGGCGCCGCCCTTCAAGCAGGTCGAGTTCGACATCATGTATGGCGAGGGCGTTTCCAAGACCGGCGAACTGGTCGATCTCGGCGTCAAGGCCGGCATCGTCGAGAAATCCGGTGCCTGGTTCTCCTATAACAGCCAGCGTCTCGGCCAGGGTCGCGAAAACGCCAAGACCTTCCTGCGCGACAATCCGGATCTGGCTCGCGAGATCGAACTGTCGCTGCGCCAGAATGCCGGCCTGATCGCCGACCGATTCTTGCAGAACGGCGGACCGGATGCCGATGATGGCGATGGCGCCGCGGAAATGTGATTTTCGCGCTTGAGCGCATCGGACAATTCCAACCGGCCGCATTCCCTGATCAGAATGCGGCCGGTTTTGTTTGTCTGCTGGACAGTGGCGGAGGCGAACGTTAAAAGCCGATGGATTTAGATTTACCTGCCTCCGGCAGCATTGAAGGGCATAGCATGAGCGGTGTGAACGATATCCGGTCGACATTCCTCGACTATTTCAAGAAGAACGGTCATGAGATCGTCTCGTCGAGCCCGCTCGTGCCGCGCAACGACCCGACGCTGATGTTCACAAATGCCGGCATGGTGCAGTTCAAGAACGTCTTCACCGGTCTGGAGAAACGCCCTTATTCCACGGCGACCACCTCGCAGAAATGCGTGCGCGCCGGCGGCAAGCATAACGACCTCGACAATGTCGGCTATACTGCCCGCCACCTGACCTTCTTCGAAATGCTCGGCAACTTTTCGTTTGGCGACTATTTCAAGGAGAATGCGATCGAGCTTGCCTGGAAGCTCGTCACCGAAGGTTTCGATCTGCCGAAACATCGCCTGCTAGTCACCGTCTATTCCGAAGACGAGGAAGCCGCGACGCTGTGGAAGAAGATCGCCGGCTTCTCCGACGACAAGATCATCCGCATCCCGACCTCCGATAATTTCTGGCAGATGGGCGATACCGGCCCCTGCGGCCCCTGCTCTGAAATCTTCATCGACCAGGGCGAGAACGTCTGGGGCGGCCCTCCCGGTTCGCCTGAGGAGGACGGCGACCGGTTCCTGGAATTCTGGAACCTCGTCTTCATGCAGTTCGAGCAGATCGAGCCGGGTGTGCGCAACCCGTTGCCACGTCCGTCGATCGATACCGGCATGGGCCTGGAGCGCATGGCGTGCATCCTGCAGGGCGTCCAGAGCGTCTTCGACACGGACCTGTTCCGCACGCTGATCGCCGCCATCGAAGAGACGATGGGCGCTAAGGCTCAGGGCAGCGCCAGCCATCGCGTCATCGCCGACCATCTGCGCTCCTCGGCCTTCCTGATCGCCGATGGCGTGCTTCCCTCGAATGAAGGCCGCGGCTATGTGCTGCGCCGTATCATGCGCCGCGCCATGCGCCACGCCCAGCTTCTCGGCGCCAAGGAGCCGCTGATGTACAAGCTGCTGCCGACGCTGGTGCAGGAGATGGGCCGCGCCTATCCGGAACTCGTGCGCGCCGAAGCGTTGATTTCGGAGACGCTGAAACTCGAAGAAGGCCGCTTCCGCAAGACGCTGGAGCGTGGCCTGTCGCTGCTGTCGGATGCGACCACGGATCTCGGCAAGGGCGACATGCTGGATGGCGAGACCGCCTTCAAGCTCTACGACACCTACGGCTTCCCGCTCGACCTGACGCAGGATGCGCTGCGCGCCCGTGAGATCGGCGTCGATATCTCCGGCTTCACCGATGCCATGCAGCGGCAGAAGGCCGAAGCCCGCTCGCACTGGGCCGGTTCCGGCGAGAAGGCAACCGAAACCATCTGGTTCGAGCTTAGAGAAAAGCACGGCGCAACCGAATTCCTGGGTTACGACACCGAAACCGCCGAAGGCGTGGTGCAGGCGATCGTCAAGGACGGCGCCGTTGCCGAAGAGGTCAAGGCCGGCGACAAGGTGCAGATCGTCGTGAACCAGACGCCGTTCTATGGCGAATCCGGCGGTCAGATGGGCGATACCGGCGTCATCTCGTCCGACCACGGCAGAATAGAGATCTCGGACACGCAGAAGAAGGGCGAAGGCCTCTTCGTGCATTCCGGCGTCGTTGCCGAAGGCGCATTCAAGACCGGCGATGCGGTCGTTCTGACCGTCGATCACGCCCGCCGTTCGCGCCTGCGCGCCAACCACTCGGCAACACACCTGCTGCATGAGGCGCTGCGCGAGGTGCTCGGCACGCATGTCGCCCAGAAGGGTTCACTGGTCGCGCCCGAGCGGCTGCGTTTCGACGTGTCGCATCCGAAGCCGATGTCGGCCGAGGAGCTGAAGATCGTCGAGGATATGGCCAACGAGATCGTGCTGCAGAATTCGGCTGTGACGACCCGCCTGATGAGCGTCGACGACGCCATCGGAGAAGGCGCTATGGCACTCTTCGGCGAGAAGTACGGCGATGAAGTGCGTGTCGTCTCGATGGGCACCGGCCTTCATGGCGCAAAGAGCAACAAGCCTTATTCGGTCGAGCTTTGCGGCGGCACGCATGTGTCGGCCACCGGTCAGATCGGCTTGATCCGCGTGCTCGGCGAAAGTGCCGTCGGCGCCGGCGTTCGCCGTATCGAGGCCGTCACCGGTGAATCGGCGCGCGAATATCTCGCCGAGCAGGATGATCGCGTGAAGACGCTCGCCGCCTCGCTGAAGGTTCAGCCTTCGGAGGTTCTGTCGCGCGTCGAGGCGCTGATGGATGAGCGCCGCAAGCTGGAGAAAGAGCTGGCCGACACCAAGCGTAAGCTCGCCATGGGTGGCGGGCAGGGCGGCGCGGTCGATGCCGTACGCGAAGTCGCCGGCGTCAAGTTCCTCGGCAAATCGATATCGGGCGTCGATCCCAAGGATCTGAAGGGACTTGCCGATGACGGCAAGACCAGCATCGGCTCCGGCGTCGTCACCCTGATCGGTGTGTCCGACGACGGCAAGGCAAGCGCCGTCGTCGCGGTGACGCCGGATCTCGTCGAGCGCTACAGCGCCGTCGATCTCGTCCGCATCGCCTCTGCCGCCTTGGGCGGCAAGGGCGGCGGCGGCCGTCCCGACATGGCGCAGGCCGGCGGTCCGGATGGCGGCAAGGCTGAAGAAGCCCTTGAGGCCGTTGCATCAGCGCTCGCGGGCTGAATACCGTCTGACGGACATTTCGACATGTTGAGAGCGGCTGCGAGATCAGGGATTTCGCAGCCGTTTTTGTTTCGGGCGCTGGCAGTGGCGGTCAGTTCCGCGTCTGCAGCGCGAGACGGCAGGCAAGGCCGGTGAAGACCGTCGCCAACATATACTGTGGCAGCTTCGGGAAACGGCGGAGCGAAGCGAGCCGTGAGCGGATCTTGCTTCCGAGGATGATGACGGCGCCGTTGACGATGAGGCCGATGCCGTTGAGCACGGTCGCAAAGATAAGCATCTGCACCATGATAGGGCCGCTCTGCACATTCACGAATTGCGGAAAGAGAGCCACGACGAAGAGTGCCATTTTTGGATTGAGCAGATTGGTGGTGAGACCGGCAAAGAAGATGCGTTTGGCCGACAGTCGCTGCAGCGTCGATGCCGGCGCGAAGGCGGCGCCTTCAGAACGAATCGTCTTGTAAGCGAGGTAAAGCAGATAGCCGCAGCCGGCCCAGCGCACAGCTTCATAAGCGGCCGGCACCGCCATGACGAGTTGCGAAAGTCCGAACGCGGCGGCGAGAGCGTGGCAATAGGTGCCAAGCGCAATGCCGCCGTAGGTGAAAAATCCGGCCGCACGCCCCTGGCTGATGCTGCGAGAGGCGATCAGCAGCATGTCGGGACCGGGCGTGGCTGTAAGCACCAGCGCCGCGGCGGCAAAGAGCATCAATGTTGGAAAATCCGGCATCAAGCATTCCTCTTGGTTCGAGCCGGAATTCCGGTCTACGCAAGATTCGCCGAAGGTTCAAGTCAGCAAGATTTGTCAAATCGGGATATGGTTCTCTGTAGCCGATCGATTTGCACGAGGTTTGACATGAATGGCGATACGGCATGGGCACTCTATGAAAACCGTCTGAGACGGGTTTCGGCCTATATTCACGACCACCTCGACGAGGAGCTGGATATGGGGCGCCTGGCCGAGATCGCCTGCATGTCCAGCTATCACTGGCACAGGATCTATCGGGCTATTTACGGCGAGACGCTGGCGGCCACCGTCAAGCGGCTGCGGCTGCATCGCGCGGCGGGCGAGATCGTCCGCACGGAGCTTGCCGTCCGTGAGATTGCGAAGCGATCAGGCTATCCCAATCTCCAATCCTTCAACCGCATTTTCAAGTCGGCCTACGGCATGCCGCCGGCACGCTACCGGAAGGAGGGAAGCCACACAGCCTTCCAACCCTCACCTAACGGAAAGACCAAAGCCATGTTCGACGTTACCATACGTGAGATCGCTCCGACGGAACTGATCGGTGTCGCCCATACCGGCTCCTATATGGAGATCGGCAAAGCCTTCGAAACATTGTTCGGCACGCTTTACGCGCGCGGCCTCGCCAAGCCCGACATGCGGATGATCGGTGTTTATCTCGACGATCCCGATATCGTGCCCGCCGAACAGCTGCGCTCGATCGCCTGCGTCGCCGGCGTTTCCGCGGGGCCGGCCGAAGTGCCGTTCGAGCGGCGCACGATCGACGGCGGCGACTATGCCGTGCTGCGCCACAAGGGCCCCTATGCCGACATGCACAAGGCCTACCAGTGGCTTTATGCGGAATGGCTGCCGAAATCAGGGCGGCAGTTGAAGGACAGCGTCATGTTCGAGGAATATCTCAACAACCCGCGCGAGGTGCCGCCGACCGGGCTGATGACGGATATCCATATGCCGCTTGCCTGAGGGCGATATCCGAGCAACCGTGTGCTGTCATTGAAGAGAATATTCCCAATTGCCACATGTGTAGTCTATAAGCTACACATGTGGCATGAAGCGGTATGAAATCGAGGCCTATGTCGACGAAACCGGTAAATCTCCAGTGCAGGAGTGGCTGGCGGAGATAAAGGATAAAACCGCTCGAACCAAACTTTATGCCCGCATTGATCGTGCAAGCTTCGGAAATTTTGGCGACTGGAAGAGCCTTCAGGGCGTCAAAGAAGTCTTTGAGATGCGAGAGCATTACGGCCAAGGATATCGCCTCTATTACACTATCGTCGGCCAGAAAATAGTTCTGCTGCTGGCGGGCTCGGCGAAGCAGGACCAAAAATAGGGTGATAGCGAAAGCGGCGGCGTATCTGGCTGATTACAATCGGAGGGTAAAACTATGACCGCACCCAGCAAGGCTTTCGATTTTCAGGATCGCGACAACCTTCTGCGCGATCCCGAACAAGCCTCCCTCTATTTGGCTGAGTGCCTTGAAGATGGAGATATGGAGCTTTTTCAAGAGACCTTGCGCAATGTAGCCAAGGCGCAGGAGGGTGGCGTTCGCGCCGTGGCGGAGCAGGCTCACTTGAGCCGTGAAAACCTATACCGAGCCCTTTCGAAGAACGGCAAGCCTCAATTCGAGACCATTTCAAAGATGCTCTCAGCCCTGGGGCTGAAATTCACGGTCACACCTGCGCATCGTTAAGAGAAGAAACCGTGAATATCGCATCCTTTGTTCAATTCAGGCCGCCTGCATCGTCTTTCCGGCCTCATCATCAAGAGCGCTGGCGCGCTTATAGGCCTCACGTTCGCTGATGCGGCCGAAGTAATCGACGAAGGCCTGGCGTTTTTCGATGCTGCCGAAGCCGAGGCCCCAGCCGACATGCGCGCCGACATAGACGTCGGCGGCGGTGAAGCGCTCGCCGGCGACGTAGGTCGATCCGGAGACCGCCATTTCAAGCGTGTTCATGACGTCGCCGAAACCGCCGCAGCCGGCCATACGTAGGCGCTCCGCAGGAATTTCGAAGCCGAGCGCCTTCATCGTCACGGCCGATTCCAACGGGCCGGCGGCAAAGAACATCCAGCGGTAATAGCGGGCGCGCTCTTCCGGCTTGGGGGCCAGCCCCTTTTCCGGGAAGGTTTCGGCGAGATAGGCGCAGATCGCCGCGCATTCAGTGACGACGGTGTCGCCATGGCGGATCGCCGGCACCTTGCCCATCGGATTGACGGAGAGATATTCCGGCGCCTTCATGGTTTCGCCGAAGGTCAGAAGTTCGGTGCGATAGGGCTGACCAATTTCCTCCAGCATCCAGCGCGCGATGCGGCCGCGTGACATCGGGTTCGTGTAGAATACCAATTCTTCGGTCATGACATCCTCCTCCTGTTGCGTCGCCCGGAATCAATAGCGCGGCGAGGTCTTTCTGCAACCCCCGATCTTCAGAGAGCCTTGCGGTACTGGATGAAGCCTGAGCGCTCGGCGATCTTGTCGTAGAGCCGCCTCGCCGTGGCATTCGTTTCATGCGTCATCCAATAAAGCCTGCCTGCGCCGTTTTGACGGGCAAGATCGGCGACCGCATCGATCAGCGCGGCGCCGGTACCGAGCCCGCGCTGGCTGTTTTCGACATAGAGATCCTGCAGGTAGCAGGTCCATTGCGGCAGCAAGCAGGAGCGGTGAAAGATGGCATGGACGATGCCGACGAGGCGGCCGTCTCCATCGAAGGCGCCGAGCGCATGCATCGGTTCGCTGGGATCATGGAAGCGGCCCCAGGTGAGATCGGTGGTTTCGGGTGGGATGACCACTTCGTAGAAGCGCTGATACGCCTCCCACAGGGTTTCCCAAGCGGCGCGGTCGGATGGTTCCAGCGGGCGTACGGTCGCCGTCATCAGCTGTTCTCCCAAAATGAAAACGGCGGGGAAATCCCCGCCGTTTCGATGCTATCCCGAAAGAGGAGGCTTACGCCATCGCCTTCTGCAGGTTCTGGTCGATCTTGTCGAGGAAGGCGGTGGTCGACAGCCACGGCTGGTCGGGGCCGATCAAGAGCGCCAGGTCCTTGGTCATGAAGCCGGATTCGACGGTATCGACGCAGACCTTTTCGAGCG from Rhizobium sp. BT03 harbors:
- a CDS encoding pseudouridine-5'-phosphate glycosidase, translated to MTKPISPLLPIAYSKEVASAKQRGAPLVALESTIITHGMPYPGNIEMARSVETIIREQGAVPATIAVIHGTLHIGLEAGELEQLAKATDVMKVSRADLAFAIAERRTGATTVAATMIAAARAGIRVFATGGIGGVHRGAEESFDISADLEELARTGVIVVCAGAKAILDIPKTLEVLETRGVPVVTYESEEFPAFWSRSSGISSPLSLNSPAAIANFQTVREQLGIDGGMLIANPVPEADEIAREEMEIYIERALDSAERDEVTGKAVTPYLLSTIFDLTDGQSLKTNIALVENNARLAAEIAVALGE
- a CDS encoding carbohydrate kinase family protein — encoded protein: MKKKILVLGGAHIDRRGRISGETAPGASNPGTWFEEPGGGGFNAARNLARLGFQVTMISPRGGDPIGEMVGEAADFAGIDDRPFVFLDRKTPSYTAIIEKDGNLVIALADMDLYRFFVPRRLSIRWVREAFAAHDLILFDANLPEETIAAIVAKAHCLAKPVAAIAISPAKVVRLKPCIGDIDYLFLNEAEAAALAGEQPEDAAGWPPLLNGIGIRNAVVTRGRRELVALCEGRAVTLQPPVSDTVADVTGAGDSLAAGTLSALISGLPLEEAVRHGTAAATLTVQSRHAVNENLTPDLLNAALALVPKVRILH
- the recA gene encoding recombinase RecA: MSQNSLRLVEDKSVDKSKALEAALSQIERSFGKGSIMKLGSNENVIEIETVSTGSLSLDIALGIGGLPKGRIVEIYGPESSGKTTLALQTIAEAQKKGGICAFVDAEHALDPVYARKLGVDLQNLLISQPDTGEQALEITDTLVRSGAVDVLVVDSVAALTPRAEIEGEMGDSLPGLQARLMSQALRKLTASISKSNTMVIFINQIRMKIGVMFGSPETTTGGNALKFYASVRLDIRRIGAVKEREEVIGNQTRVKVVKNKMAPPFKQVEFDIMYGEGVSKTGELVDLGVKAGIVEKSGAWFSYNSQRLGQGRENAKTFLRDNPDLAREIELSLRQNAGLIADRFLQNGGPDADDGDGAAEM
- the alaS gene encoding alanine--tRNA ligase, whose amino-acid sequence is MSGVNDIRSTFLDYFKKNGHEIVSSSPLVPRNDPTLMFTNAGMVQFKNVFTGLEKRPYSTATTSQKCVRAGGKHNDLDNVGYTARHLTFFEMLGNFSFGDYFKENAIELAWKLVTEGFDLPKHRLLVTVYSEDEEAATLWKKIAGFSDDKIIRIPTSDNFWQMGDTGPCGPCSEIFIDQGENVWGGPPGSPEEDGDRFLEFWNLVFMQFEQIEPGVRNPLPRPSIDTGMGLERMACILQGVQSVFDTDLFRTLIAAIEETMGAKAQGSASHRVIADHLRSSAFLIADGVLPSNEGRGYVLRRIMRRAMRHAQLLGAKEPLMYKLLPTLVQEMGRAYPELVRAEALISETLKLEEGRFRKTLERGLSLLSDATTDLGKGDMLDGETAFKLYDTYGFPLDLTQDALRAREIGVDISGFTDAMQRQKAEARSHWAGSGEKATETIWFELREKHGATEFLGYDTETAEGVVQAIVKDGAVAEEVKAGDKVQIVVNQTPFYGESGGQMGDTGVISSDHGRIEISDTQKKGEGLFVHSGVVAEGAFKTGDAVVLTVDHARRSRLRANHSATHLLHEALREVLGTHVAQKGSLVAPERLRFDVSHPKPMSAEELKIVEDMANEIVLQNSAVTTRLMSVDDAIGEGAMALFGEKYGDEVRVVSMGTGLHGAKSNKPYSVELCGGTHVSATGQIGLIRVLGESAVGAGVRRIEAVTGESAREYLAEQDDRVKTLAASLKVQPSEVLSRVEALMDERRKLEKELADTKRKLAMGGGQGGAVDAVREVAGVKFLGKSISGVDPKDLKGLADDGKTSIGSGVVTLIGVSDDGKASAVVAVTPDLVERYSAVDLVRIASAALGGKGGGGRPDMAQAGGPDGGKAEEALEAVASALAG
- a CDS encoding LysE family translocator; its protein translation is MPDFPTLMLFAAAALVLTATPGPDMLLIASRSISQGRAAGFFTYGGIALGTYCHALAAAFGLSQLVMAVPAAYEAVRWAGCGYLLYLAYKTIRSEGAAFAPASTLQRLSAKRIFFAGLTTNLLNPKMALFVVALFPQFVNVQSGPIMVQMLIFATVLNGIGLIVNGAVIILGSKIRSRLASLRRFPKLPQYMLATVFTGLACRLALQTRN
- a CDS encoding GyrI-like domain-containing protein, translating into MNGDTAWALYENRLRRVSAYIHDHLDEELDMGRLAEIACMSSYHWHRIYRAIYGETLAATVKRLRLHRAAGEIVRTELAVREIAKRSGYPNLQSFNRIFKSAYGMPPARYRKEGSHTAFQPSPNGKTKAMFDVTIREIAPTELIGVAHTGSYMEIGKAFETLFGTLYARGLAKPDMRMIGVYLDDPDIVPAEQLRSIACVAGVSAGPAEVPFERRTIDGGDYAVLRHKGPYADMHKAYQWLYAEWLPKSGRQLKDSVMFEEYLNNPREVPPTGLMTDIHMPLA
- a CDS encoding type II toxin-antitoxin system RelE/ParE family toxin; protein product: MKRYEIEAYVDETGKSPVQEWLAEIKDKTARTKLYARIDRASFGNFGDWKSLQGVKEVFEMREHYGQGYRLYYTIVGQKIVLLLAGSAKQDQK
- a CDS encoding addiction module antidote protein, whose product is MTAPSKAFDFQDRDNLLRDPEQASLYLAECLEDGDMELFQETLRNVAKAQEGGVRAVAEQAHLSRENLYRALSKNGKPQFETISKMLSALGLKFTVTPAHR
- a CDS encoding glutathione S-transferase family protein, with translation MTEELVFYTNPMSRGRIARWMLEEIGQPYRTELLTFGETMKAPEYLSVNPMGKVPAIRHGDTVVTECAAICAYLAETFPEKGLAPKPEERARYYRWMFFAAGPLESAVTMKALGFEIPAERLRMAGCGGFGDVMNTLEMAVSGSTYVAGERFTAADVYVGAHVGWGLGFGSIEKRQAFVDYFGRISEREAYKRASALDDEAGKTMQAA
- a CDS encoding GNAT family N-acetyltransferase; protein product: MTATVRPLEPSDRAAWETLWEAYQRFYEVVIPPETTDLTWGRFHDPSEPMHALGAFDGDGRLVGIVHAIFHRSCLLPQWTCYLQDLYVENSQRGLGTGAALIDAVADLARQNGAGRLYWMTHETNATARRLYDKIAERSGFIQYRKAL